A window of Mercenaria mercenaria strain notata chromosome 16, MADL_Memer_1, whole genome shotgun sequence contains these coding sequences:
- the LOC128549748 gene encoding galectin-4-like, which produces MNQLSKASGGQHFDSTAIYNPELPFVHKLSSVETGNMFYISGIPSKNAGRFSINFEGRQGATIFHIGVRQDQGVTVRNTFCNGSWNKEERALNGKFPFQADAFFDMNILVQSSGFKVTIY; this is translated from the exons AATCAACTATCAAAAGCGTCTGGTGGTCAACACTTTGATAGCACAGCAATTTATAATCCT GAACTACCTTTCGTACATAAGTTATCGTCTGTTGAAACAGGAAACATGTTTTATATCAGCGGAATACCTTCTAAGAATGCGGGACG ATTTAGCATCAATTTTGAGGGTCGACAAGGCGCCACAATTTTTCATATTGGCGTCAGGCAGGACCAGGGTGTAACTGTAAGGAACACATTCTGTAACGGTAGTTGGAATAAAGAGGAAAGGGCACTGAATGGAAAGTTTCCTTTTCAAGCAGATGCATTCTTTGATATGAACATTCTTGTTCAGTCGTCCGGCTTTAAGGTAACTATTTACTAA